The Streptomyces sp. NBC_00224 genome has a window encoding:
- the murG gene encoding undecaprenyldiphospho-muramoylpentapeptide beta-N-acetylglucosaminyltransferase, which yields MHVVLAGGGTAGHIEPALALADALRRQDPTVGITALGTEKGLETRLVPERGYELALIPAVPLPRRPTPELITVPGRLRGTIKAAEQILERTKADCVVGFGGYVALPGYLAAKRLGVPIVVHEANARPGLANKIGSRYAAGVAVATPDSKLRGARYIGIPLRYSIATLDRARVRPEARAAFGLDPNLPTLLVSGGSQGARRLNEVIQQVAPVLQRSGIQILHAVGPKNEVPRVDNMPGMPPYIPVPYVDRMDLAYAAADMMLCRAGAMTVAELSAVGLPAAYVPLPIGNGEQRLNAQPVVKAGGGLLVDDAELTPGWVQDQVLPVLADPHRLYEMSRAASEFGRRDADDLLVGMVYEAIAAR from the coding sequence GTGCATGTCGTACTCGCCGGTGGGGGGACCGCCGGCCACATCGAGCCCGCGCTCGCCCTCGCGGACGCCCTGCGCAGGCAGGACCCGACCGTGGGGATCACGGCCCTCGGCACGGAGAAAGGCCTGGAGACGCGGCTGGTCCCCGAGCGGGGCTATGAACTCGCGCTCATCCCGGCCGTCCCGCTGCCCCGCAGGCCCACCCCCGAACTGATCACGGTCCCGGGCCGGCTGCGCGGCACCATCAAGGCCGCCGAGCAGATCCTGGAGCGCACCAAGGCGGACTGCGTCGTCGGCTTCGGCGGCTATGTGGCGCTGCCCGGCTATCTGGCCGCCAAGCGGCTCGGGGTGCCGATCGTGGTCCACGAGGCCAACGCCCGCCCCGGCCTCGCCAACAAGATCGGCTCGCGGTACGCGGCCGGTGTGGCCGTCGCCACCCCCGACAGCAAGCTGCGGGGCGCCCGCTACATCGGGATCCCGCTGCGGTACTCCATCGCCACCCTCGACCGCGCCCGGGTCCGCCCCGAGGCGCGCGCCGCGTTCGGCCTGGACCCCAACCTGCCGACGCTGCTGGTCTCCGGCGGCTCGCAGGGCGCCCGCCGCCTCAACGAGGTGATCCAGCAGGTCGCTCCGGTGCTCCAGCGCTCCGGCATCCAGATCCTGCACGCGGTCGGCCCGAAGAACGAAGTGCCGCGCGTCGACAACATGCCCGGAATGCCACCGTACATCCCGGTACCGTACGTGGACCGGATGGATCTCGCGTACGCCGCGGCCGACATGATGCTCTGCCGCGCGGGCGCGATGACCGTCGCCGAACTCTCCGCCGTCGGGCTGCCCGCCGCCTACGTACCGCTGCCGATCGGCAACGGCGAACAGCGGCTGAACGCCCAGCCGGTGGTGAAGGCGGGCGGCGGTCTGCTGGTCGACGACGCCGAGCTCACCCCCGGGTGGGTGCAGGACCAGGTCCTGCCCGTGCTCGCCGACCCGCACCGGCTGTACGAGATGTCCCGCGCCGCCTCCGAGTTCGGCCGCCGGGACGCCGACGACCTGCTCGTCGGCATGGTGTACGAGGCGATCGCCGCACGCTGA
- the ftsW gene encoding putative lipid II flippase FtsW encodes MPAEATPPGLVLRSRAAGSVRRPAAGRGGSSGTPSRPRGGGPRRLFERARRAWDRPLTAYYLILGSALLITVLGLVMVYSASMIKALELSLPASYFFRKQFLAAMIGGALMFAAARMPAKLHRALSYPMLMVTVFLMVLVQIPGIGMSVNGNQNWIYLGGPFQLQPSEFGKLALILWGADLLARKQDKRLLTQWKHMLVPLVPVAFLLLGLIMLGGDMGTAIILCAILFGLLWLAGAPTRLFGGVLAVAGTIAVLLIKTSPNRMGRLACIGATDPGPQDQCWQAVHGIYALASGGWFGSGLGASVEKWGQLPEPHTDFIFAITGEELGLAGTLSVLALFAALGYAGIRVAGRTEDPFVRYAAGGVTTWIVAQAVINIGAVLGLLPIAGVPLPLFSYGGSALLPTMFAVGLLIAFARDDPAARAALAMRQPRVSWKSMRRRVKKRPSGER; translated from the coding sequence ATGCCGGCCGAAGCGACCCCGCCCGGGCTCGTCCTGCGCAGCCGTGCCGCCGGGTCCGTACGCCGTCCCGCGGCCGGGCGCGGCGGTTCGAGCGGCACCCCGTCACGACCCCGGGGCGGCGGCCCGCGGCGGCTGTTCGAGCGGGCCAGGCGGGCCTGGGACCGGCCGCTCACCGCGTACTACCTGATCCTCGGCAGCGCGCTGCTGATCACCGTGCTCGGTCTGGTGATGGTCTACTCGGCCTCGATGATCAAGGCCCTGGAACTGTCGCTGCCGGCCTCGTACTTCTTCCGCAAGCAGTTCCTCGCCGCCATGATCGGCGGCGCCCTGATGTTCGCGGCCGCCCGGATGCCCGCCAAGCTGCACCGGGCGCTCTCGTACCCGATGCTGATGGTCACCGTCTTCCTGATGGTCCTGGTGCAGATCCCCGGGATAGGGATGTCGGTCAACGGCAACCAGAACTGGATCTATCTGGGCGGCCCGTTCCAGCTCCAGCCCAGCGAGTTCGGCAAGCTGGCGCTGATCCTGTGGGGCGCCGACCTGCTCGCCCGCAAGCAGGACAAACGGTTGCTCACCCAGTGGAAGCACATGCTGGTGCCGCTGGTCCCGGTGGCGTTCCTGCTGCTCGGGCTGATCATGCTCGGCGGCGACATGGGCACCGCGATCATCCTCTGCGCGATCCTCTTCGGACTGCTCTGGCTCGCCGGGGCCCCCACCCGGCTCTTCGGGGGCGTCCTCGCGGTGGCCGGAACCATCGCGGTGCTCCTCATCAAGACCAGCCCCAACCGGATGGGCCGGCTCGCCTGCATCGGGGCCACCGACCCCGGCCCGCAGGACCAGTGCTGGCAGGCGGTCCATGGAATCTACGCCCTCGCCTCGGGCGGATGGTTCGGTTCCGGGCTGGGCGCGAGTGTGGAAAAATGGGGTCAACTCCCCGAACCGCACACCGACTTCATCTTCGCCATCACCGGTGAGGAACTGGGCCTGGCGGGCACACTGTCGGTGCTCGCCCTGTTCGCGGCTCTAGGCTATGCGGGTATCCGCGTGGCCGGACGCACGGAGGACCCCTTCGTGAGGTACGCCGCGGGAGGTGTGACCACCTGGATCGTGGCCCAGGCCGTGATCAACATCGGTGCGGTGCTCGGCCTGCTGCCGATCGCCGGTGTCCCGCTCCCGCTGTTCTCCTACGGTGGGTCCGCGCTGCTGCCGACCATGTTCGCCGTGGGGCTGCTGATCGCGTTCGCGCGGGACGACCCCGCGGCGCGGGCGGCGCTGGCCATGCGGCAGCCTCGGGTGAGTTGGAAGTCGATGAGACGGCGCGTCAAGAAGCGTCCGTCCGGAGAGCGGTGA
- the murD gene encoding UDP-N-acetylmuramoyl-L-alanine--D-glutamate ligase: MGSRQVSQSWQGRRITVAGLGVSGISAARALAGLGAVVTVVDGGDSGTHRERAAELAEEGISVRLGDAETLPEGTGLVVTSPGWKPDSPLFAAAAEAGVDVVGDVEIAWQLRGENAAPWLAITGTNGKTTTTQMLASILRAAGLRTAAVGNIGTPIVDVVLGEETYDVLAVELSSYQLHWAPSLRAHSAAVLNLAPDHLDWHGSMEAYAADKGRIYEGNTVACVYNVADPATEDLVREADVEEGCRAIGFTLGTPGPSQLGVVDGILVDRAFVTNRQKNAQELAEVADVNPPAPHNIANALAAAALARAFGVEPKAVRDGLRAFRPDAHRIAHVADVDEVAYVDDSKATNTHAAEASLASYEPIVWIAGGLAKGASFDELVQRSAKRLRGVVLIGAERHLIAEALARHAPEVPVVDVGRTDTGAMSAAVREAAGLAKPGDTVLLAPACASMDMFTNYNKRGEAFAEAVRELAAERA, encoded by the coding sequence ATGGGCAGCCGACAAGTGAGTCAGAGCTGGCAGGGCAGGCGGATCACCGTCGCCGGTCTCGGGGTGAGCGGCATCAGCGCCGCCCGCGCCCTGGCCGGTCTCGGCGCCGTGGTGACGGTCGTGGACGGCGGTGACTCCGGTACGCACCGGGAGCGCGCGGCCGAACTGGCGGAGGAAGGTATCTCCGTCCGCCTCGGGGACGCGGAAACGCTGCCCGAGGGGACCGGTCTGGTCGTCACCTCGCCCGGCTGGAAGCCCGACTCCCCGCTGTTCGCGGCCGCCGCCGAGGCGGGCGTGGACGTGGTCGGGGACGTGGAGATCGCCTGGCAGCTGCGCGGCGAGAACGCGGCGCCGTGGCTGGCGATCACCGGCACCAACGGCAAGACCACCACCACCCAGATGCTGGCGTCGATCCTGCGCGCGGCGGGCCTGCGCACCGCCGCCGTCGGCAACATCGGCACGCCGATCGTCGACGTGGTGCTCGGCGAGGAGACGTACGACGTACTCGCCGTGGAGCTCTCCAGCTACCAGCTGCACTGGGCGCCCTCGCTGCGCGCCCACTCGGCCGCCGTGCTCAACCTGGCCCCGGACCACCTCGACTGGCACGGCTCCATGGAGGCGTACGCGGCCGACAAGGGCCGGATCTACGAGGGCAACACCGTCGCCTGCGTCTACAACGTGGCCGACCCGGCCACCGAGGACCTGGTCCGCGAGGCCGATGTCGAGGAGGGCTGCCGGGCGATCGGCTTCACCCTCGGCACCCCCGGCCCCTCCCAGCTCGGCGTCGTGGACGGCATCCTGGTCGACCGCGCCTTCGTCACCAACCGGCAGAAGAACGCGCAGGAGCTGGCCGAGGTCGCGGACGTCAACCCGCCCGCGCCCCACAACATCGCCAACGCCCTCGCGGCGGCCGCGCTGGCCCGCGCCTTCGGCGTGGAGCCCAAGGCCGTACGGGACGGGCTGCGGGCCTTCCGCCCCGACGCCCACCGCATCGCGCACGTCGCGGACGTGGACGAGGTCGCGTACGTGGACGACTCCAAGGCGACCAACACGCACGCCGCCGAGGCGTCCCTGGCCTCCTACGAGCCGATCGTCTGGATCGCCGGGGGCCTCGCCAAGGGCGCGTCCTTCGACGAGCTCGTCCAGAGGTCGGCCAAGCGGCTGCGCGGGGTCGTCCTGATCGGCGCCGAGCGCCACCTGATCGCCGAAGCGCTGGCGCGACACGCCCCCGAGGTACCGGTGGTCGACGTCGGCCGGACCGACACTGGGGCGATGTCCGCGGCGGTCCGCGAAGCGGCCGGTCTCGCGAAGCCCGGGGACACGGTCCTGCTGGCCCCGGCCTGCGCCTCGATGGACATGTTCACCAACTACAACAAGCGCGGCGAGGCCTTCGCGGAAGCGGTCCGCGAGCTCGCAGCCGAGCGCGCCTGA
- the mraY gene encoding phospho-N-acetylmuramoyl-pentapeptide-transferase, with amino-acid sequence MRQILFAGAIGLFLTLVGTPLLIKLLARKGYGQFIRDDGPRGHAGKKGTPTMGGIAFILATLIAYAATKVITSEDPTFSGLLVLFLTAGMGVVGFLDDYIKIVKQRSLGLRAKAKMAGQLIVGIAFAVLALQFADKRGNTPASTKLSFITDFGWSIGPVLFVIWALFMILAMSNGVNLTDGLDGLATGASVMVFGAYTFIGLWQFQESCANAQTLTNPNACFEVRDPLDLAVVASALMGSCFGFLWWNTSPAKIFMGDTGSLALGGALAGLAICSRTEFLIALLGGLFVMITMSVVIQVGSFKMTGKRVFRMAPLQHHFELKGWSEVLVVVRFWIIQGMCVIVGLGLFYAGWAADK; translated from the coding sequence ATGAGGCAGATCCTCTTCGCGGGAGCCATCGGTCTCTTCCTGACCCTGGTCGGCACCCCGTTGCTCATCAAGCTGCTCGCCCGCAAGGGCTACGGCCAGTTCATCCGCGACGACGGCCCGCGCGGCCACGCCGGCAAGAAGGGCACGCCCACCATGGGCGGCATCGCCTTCATCCTGGCCACGCTCATCGCGTACGCCGCCACGAAGGTGATCACCAGCGAGGACCCGACCTTCTCGGGTCTGCTGGTGCTCTTCCTGACCGCGGGCATGGGTGTGGTCGGCTTCCTTGACGACTACATCAAGATCGTCAAGCAGCGTTCGCTCGGTCTGCGGGCCAAGGCGAAGATGGCCGGACAGCTGATCGTCGGCATCGCCTTCGCGGTCCTGGCGCTCCAGTTCGCGGACAAGCGGGGCAACACCCCGGCCTCCACCAAGCTCTCCTTCATCACGGACTTCGGCTGGTCCATCGGCCCCGTCCTGTTCGTGATCTGGGCGCTGTTCATGATTCTCGCCATGTCCAACGGCGTGAACCTGACGGACGGTCTGGACGGCCTGGCCACCGGCGCGTCGGTGATGGTCTTCGGCGCGTACACCTTCATCGGGCTGTGGCAGTTCCAGGAGTCCTGCGCCAACGCGCAGACCCTGACCAACCCCAACGCCTGCTTCGAGGTGCGCGATCCGCTGGACCTCGCGGTGGTCGCCTCGGCCCTGATGGGCTCCTGCTTCGGCTTCCTGTGGTGGAACACCTCGCCCGCCAAGATCTTCATGGGCGACACCGGTTCGCTCGCGCTCGGCGGCGCGCTCGCCGGTCTCGCGATCTGCTCGCGCACCGAGTTCCTGATCGCGCTGCTCGGCGGCCTCTTCGTGATGATCACCATGTCGGTGGTCATCCAGGTCGGCTCGTTCAAGATGACCGGAAAGCGCGTCTTCCGAATGGCCCCGCTCCAGCACCACTTCGAACTCAAGGGCTGGTCCGAAGTCCTTGTGGTGGTGAGATTCTGGATCATCCAGGGCATGTGCGTCATCGTGGGTCTGGGTCTCTTCTACGCGGGATGGGCAGCCGACAAGTGA
- the murF gene encoding UDP-N-acetylmuramoyl-tripeptide--D-alanyl-D-alanine ligase, whose translation MIALSLAEIAEIVGGQSYDIPDPSAQVTGSVVIDSRRVAPGSLFAAFAGEHVDGHDYARVAYEAGAVAVLAARPVGVPAIVVDDVQGALGALAREVVRRLGTDVVALTGSSGKTSTKDLIAQVLQRHAPTVYTPGSLNNEIGLPLTALTATSETRHLVLEMGARGIGHIRYLTGLTPPRIGLVLNVGTAHIGEFGGREQIAEAKGELVEVLPQDGCAVLNADDPLVRAMAPRTKARVVLFGEAEDADVRAENVRLTEAGQPSFKLHTPSGCSDVTLRLYGEHHVSNALAAAAVAYELGMPVDEIALALSEAGTLSRWRMEVTERPDGVTVVNDAYNANPESMRAALRALAAMGKASRAKGGRTWAVLGPMAELGDESLAEHDAVGRLAVRLNVSKLVAVGDREASWLQLGAYNEGSWGEESVHVSDAQAAVDLLRSELRPGDVVLVKASRSIGLERVALALLDGGVEGEVAAR comes from the coding sequence GTGATCGCCCTCTCCCTCGCCGAGATCGCCGAAATCGTCGGCGGGCAGTCGTACGACATACCGGATCCGTCCGCCCAGGTCACCGGATCCGTCGTCATCGACTCCCGCCGAGTGGCGCCCGGTTCCCTCTTCGCCGCCTTCGCGGGCGAGCACGTCGACGGCCACGACTACGCGCGCGTGGCGTACGAGGCGGGGGCGGTGGCCGTGCTGGCCGCCCGGCCCGTCGGCGTGCCCGCGATCGTCGTCGACGACGTCCAGGGCGCCCTCGGGGCGCTGGCCCGCGAGGTCGTACGCCGCCTGGGCACCGACGTGGTGGCGCTCACCGGCTCCTCCGGCAAGACCTCCACCAAGGACCTGATCGCGCAGGTGCTCCAGCGGCACGCGCCGACGGTCTACACGCCGGGCTCGCTCAACAACGAGATCGGCCTGCCGCTGACCGCGCTCACCGCCACCTCCGAAACCCGGCACCTGGTCCTGGAGATGGGCGCGCGCGGAATCGGCCACATCCGCTATCTGACCGGTCTGACCCCGCCGCGGATCGGGCTCGTCCTCAACGTCGGCACCGCCCACATCGGCGAGTTCGGCGGCCGCGAGCAGATCGCCGAGGCCAAGGGCGAGTTGGTGGAGGTGCTGCCACAGGACGGCTGCGCCGTGCTGAACGCGGACGATCCGCTCGTACGGGCCATGGCGCCGCGCACCAAGGCGCGCGTCGTGCTCTTCGGCGAGGCCGAGGACGCGGACGTACGTGCCGAGAATGTCCGGCTCACAGAAGCCGGACAGCCCTCCTTCAAGCTTCACACACCCTCCGGGTGCAGCGACGTGACCTTGCGCCTGTACGGTGAGCACCACGTGTCGAACGCGCTCGCCGCGGCCGCCGTCGCCTATGAGCTGGGCATGCCTGTCGACGAGATCGCCCTCGCGCTCTCCGAGGCGGGCACCCTCTCCCGCTGGCGCATGGAGGTCACCGAGCGTCCGGACGGAGTGACAGTCGTCAACGACGCCTACAACGCGAACCCCGAGTCCATGCGAGCCGCCCTGCGCGCGCTCGCGGCCATGGGCAAGGCCTCACGGGCAAAAGGGGGACGTACGTGGGCGGTGCTCGGTCCGATGGCCGAGCTCGGCGACGAATCGCTCGCCGAGCACGACGCGGTCGGACGGCTCGCCGTCCGGCTCAACGTCAGCAAGCTCGTGGCAGTCGGGGACCGGGAAGCGTCCTGGCTGCAACTGGGCGCATATAACGAGGGTTCGTGGGGTGAGGAGTCGGTGCACGTGTCCGACGCACAGGCGGCCGTCGACCTGCTGCGCAGTGAACTGCGCCCGGGAGACGTCGTGCTGGTGAAGGCATCGCGGTCGATCGGCCTGGAACGGGTGGCACTCGCGCTGCTCGACGGTGGCGTCGAGGGCGAGGTCGCCGCCCGATGA